In Pelosinus sp. UFO1, one genomic interval encodes:
- a CDS encoding MarR family winged helix-turn-helix transcriptional regulator, translated as MHFKLDDSLGFWINVVAGKMKNELNRSISKYDITAEQWAVLSRLWEEQGITQKDLAERTGKDQPNTGRILDKLEKKGLVNRIPDTQDRRIVLVYLTDTGCELKEKLIPIATDVLIRAQRGIDDKDITYLKQILEKLSRNI; from the coding sequence ATGCATTTTAAATTGGATGATTCACTCGGCTTTTGGATAAATGTCGTTGCTGGAAAAATGAAAAATGAACTGAATCGTAGTATCAGCAAGTATGATATCACGGCTGAACAGTGGGCCGTTTTAAGTAGGTTGTGGGAAGAGCAGGGGATAACACAGAAAGATTTAGCGGAAAGAACAGGCAAAGACCAGCCCAATACTGGACGAATTTTGGATAAGTTAGAAAAGAAAGGATTGGTTAATAGAATTCCTGACACACAAGATCGGAGAATAGTTTTAGTTTACCTTACTGACACGGGGTGTGAACTGAAAGAGAAACTCATCCCGATTGCTACTGATGTTCTAATCCGTGCCCAAAGAGGTATAGATGACAAAGACATTACATATTTAAAGCAAATTCTTGAAAAGCTTTCTCGAAACATCTGA
- a CDS encoding DJ-1/PfpI family protein: MEKSYCVGILLFDEVEVLDFAGPFEVFSIASAPEQLNKPFLVQTVSQYGKMIKARNGLMVQPNFSFENAPDFDILIVPGGYGAEEIEINNGTVIQWIKNQKNKVELIASVCTGAFLLAKAGLLNDKRATTHWMDIDRLEREFPNVNMERNCKFIDEGSIITSGGISAGIHMSFHILKRLLGEDVVKTTARRMEYDITI; encoded by the coding sequence ATGGAAAAATCTTATTGTGTAGGTATACTTTTGTTTGACGAGGTTGAAGTATTAGATTTTGCAGGGCCATTTGAGGTTTTTTCTATCGCTTCTGCTCCAGAGCAATTGAACAAACCGTTTTTAGTACAAACGGTATCGCAGTATGGTAAGATGATAAAGGCTAGAAATGGACTGATGGTGCAACCAAATTTTAGCTTTGAAAATGCTCCTGATTTCGATATTCTTATTGTTCCAGGTGGATATGGAGCTGAAGAAATAGAAATAAATAATGGAACGGTAATACAGTGGATTAAGAATCAAAAAAACAAAGTGGAATTAATTGCTTCTGTATGTACAGGTGCCTTTTTGTTAGCGAAGGCAGGATTGCTTAATGACAAACGAGCCACTACCCATTGGATGGATATTGACCGCCTTGAAAGGGAATTTCCCAATGTGAACATGGAGAGGAATTGCAAATTTATTGATGAAGGTTCAATTATTACTTCTGGCGGAATCTCTGCTGGAATACATATGTCATTTCACATCCTTAAGCGGCTATTGGGTGAAGATGTTGTGAAAACAACTGCAAGACGTATGGAGTATGATATTACTATTTAG
- a CDS encoding SDR family oxidoreductase, whose amino-acid sequence MESNETIRVYNGAVAIITGGASGIGAALGRELAKRGCEVVLADRQIDLAEEVAETIRTAGGKASAAELDVTSFDAVEAMIYKTIKRTGRLDYMFNNAGIGTFGPASVYKIEDWDSVLDVNLRGVIHGIQVTYQIMREQGFGHIVNTASLAGLLASPGSISYTTTKHAVVGLSKTLRIEAAPLGIRVSVLCPGFIRTPILKGGGKYGKMLMDISPQQQENMEKMIEKLRPMPPELFAVKAVDAIAKNKAIIVLPSWWKLFWWLERLFPAWSLHLAQKRYKTQVENFK is encoded by the coding sequence ATGGAATCAAATGAAACAATTCGAGTTTATAATGGGGCTGTTGCGATTATTACTGGTGGTGCATCGGGAATTGGTGCTGCACTTGGCAGAGAATTGGCAAAACGGGGTTGTGAAGTGGTTCTTGCCGATCGGCAGATAGACTTGGCGGAGGAGGTTGCTGAGACAATCCGTACTGCAGGTGGGAAAGCAAGCGCAGCAGAGCTTGATGTTACTAGTTTTGATGCTGTCGAAGCGATGATTTATAAAACCATCAAACGCACTGGCAGATTAGACTATATGTTTAATAATGCTGGAATTGGTACATTCGGCCCAGCTTCTGTTTACAAAATCGAAGACTGGGATTCTGTTCTTGATGTCAATCTCCGAGGCGTAATACATGGAATTCAGGTAACTTACCAGATTATGCGGGAGCAGGGATTTGGCCATATCGTTAACACCGCCTCATTGGCTGGTTTGTTAGCTTCGCCAGGGAGTATAAGCTACACAACCACTAAACATGCTGTTGTCGGACTGTCAAAGACACTGCGGATTGAAGCCGCTCCGTTAGGGATTCGCGTAAGCGTTCTCTGTCCCGGGTTTATTCGTACCCCGATTCTCAAAGGGGGCGGAAAGTATGGGAAAATGCTTATGGATATTTCGCCACAGCAACAGGAAAATATGGAAAAAATGATAGAGAAGTTAAGGCCGATGCCACCGGAGCTTTTTGCTGTAAAAGCAGTGGATGCGATCGCCAAGAATAAGGCAATTATTGTTCTTCCGAGCTGGTGGAAGCTCTTCTGGTGGTTGGAGCGGTTATTTCCGGCATGGAGTTTGCATTTGGCGCAGAAAAGATATAAAACCCAAGTCGAAAACTTTAAGTAG
- a CDS encoding amidohydrolase family protein codes for MKIIDAHIHFCQEPYFDQIAELAGHKNTSAHLKDQYAAHNIVHGVVMGNRSLELCEHDYPDYLSYCIGLDSTCFKVEEVVQQAYLVEKHLQRKNCVGIKLYPGYNHFYIYDPVVDPFYQLAMQYKKPVAVHTGLTATSNALLKYSHPMTLDEAAVRYPHVQFVMCHIGNPWLVDAIAVIEKNENVAADLSGILEGRIDSMPDFFEKKHGYINFLKVWLEYLDNYERLLYGTDWPLANISNYIEFVAHIIPEKHHDKVFFNNANRIYDLGL; via the coding sequence ATGAAGATTATTGACGCCCACATCCACTTTTGCCAGGAGCCTTACTTTGACCAGATTGCAGAATTGGCGGGCCATAAAAATACCAGTGCACATCTGAAAGACCAATATGCTGCCCATAATATTGTCCATGGTGTGGTCATGGGCAACCGGAGTCTGGAGCTCTGCGAGCATGATTACCCTGACTATCTTAGCTATTGCATCGGACTGGATAGCACCTGCTTTAAAGTGGAAGAGGTGGTGCAGCAAGCGTATTTGGTAGAAAAACATTTGCAAAGAAAAAATTGTGTAGGCATTAAGCTATATCCAGGCTACAATCACTTTTATATTTACGATCCGGTGGTTGACCCGTTTTATCAGCTGGCAATGCAGTATAAAAAACCAGTGGCCGTTCATACCGGATTGACTGCTACCAGCAATGCCTTGTTGAAATACAGTCATCCTATGACTTTGGATGAGGCAGCGGTACGCTATCCTCATGTTCAGTTTGTTATGTGTCATATTGGCAATCCCTGGCTTGTAGACGCTATCGCGGTTATTGAGAAAAATGAAAATGTAGCTGCCGACCTTTCGGGAATTTTGGAAGGCCGGATCGATAGCATGCCGGATTTTTTCGAAAAAAAGCATGGCTATATTAACTTCTTAAAAGTATGGTTGGAATACCTGGACAACTATGAACGCCTGCTGTATGGGACAGATTGGCCGCTGGCTAATATCTCCAACTATATTGAGTTTGTTGCGCATATTATTCCAGAAAAACATCATGACAAAGTGTTTTTTAACAAC
- a CDS encoding DHA2 family efflux MFS transporter permease subunit, producing MTTESNMSERNTIIAVVSIAIVTFIGILSETALNIAYALLINEFGISAVVIQWLTTGYLLTLSILLPLSPLFVKRIRTKVLFQAAVTIFTIGTLLCALTLNFEMLFYGRIVQAIGTSISFPLMMNIILEKIPVTRRGKFMGIIGLVTSFAPALGPTFGGFVIEWINWHWIFISMLPILVVSFMLGSKYIPDIHSKEKISVDYLSVLLSTIAFVGIVYGVSISADLGWNSPAVFGYIMIGGLSLATFAYRQLHLAKPLIQVRVFSNSMFTIGAFIVMISMMSVLAAGFVLPLYIQKTLGYSSIAAALAMLPGAVVNGIMSPLTGEFYDKHGPRLLLSTGFLLLSLTLFIFSFVSITFIELTITYTVFMFGASMLAMPAQTNSLNQLPRQYYADGAAIMGTLQQVAGAVGTALASSILTMNSVKYSQSFSNMTTDGIAQSIAFGTQQNFMVFLILSVIGLILALFVRRNMLCT from the coding sequence ATGACAACAGAATCTAACATGTCTGAACGAAATACCATTATTGCCGTTGTATCCATTGCGATTGTTACCTTTATTGGTATTCTCTCGGAAACAGCGTTAAATATTGCCTACGCTTTATTAATAAATGAATTTGGCATATCAGCAGTTGTAATTCAATGGCTAACCACAGGGTATCTGTTAACGTTATCCATTTTATTGCCACTTTCTCCACTATTTGTAAAGCGTATTCGGACAAAAGTATTATTTCAGGCAGCAGTCACCATTTTTACTATCGGAACACTTCTTTGCGCTCTCACATTGAATTTTGAAATGCTGTTCTACGGAAGAATTGTTCAGGCAATAGGAACCAGTATTTCGTTTCCATTAATGATGAACATCATTTTAGAAAAAATTCCAGTTACTAGGCGAGGCAAATTTATGGGAATCATTGGACTTGTCACTAGTTTTGCACCTGCGTTGGGTCCTACTTTTGGTGGGTTCGTTATTGAATGGATAAACTGGCACTGGATTTTTATCAGTATGCTGCCAATACTTGTGGTCTCTTTTATGCTGGGCAGCAAATATATTCCTGACATTCACTCGAAGGAAAAAATATCGGTTGATTATCTATCAGTTCTTTTGTCCACCATTGCTTTTGTGGGTATTGTCTATGGAGTGAGTATATCAGCTGACTTAGGCTGGAACAGTCCTGCCGTATTTGGCTATATTATGATTGGAGGGCTTAGTCTGGCTACCTTTGCGTATAGACAACTACATTTGGCTAAGCCGTTGATTCAGGTGCGTGTGTTTTCCAATTCAATGTTTACCATAGGTGCATTTATTGTCATGATCAGTATGATGAGTGTCTTAGCGGCAGGCTTTGTGTTGCCACTGTATATACAAAAAACATTAGGATATTCCAGCATCGCTGCAGCCTTGGCAATGTTGCCCGGTGCGGTAGTCAATGGAATCATGTCTCCGCTTACCGGCGAGTTTTACGATAAACATGGTCCTAGGCTTTTACTTTCTACAGGTTTTTTGCTGCTTAGTCTTACCCTGTTTATTTTTTCATTTGTATCTATTACCTTCATCGAATTAACCATTACCTATACTGTCTTCATGTTTGGCGCTTCTATGCTGGCAATGCCAGCGCAAACTAATAGTCTCAATCAGCTGCCTAGGCAATACTATGCAGATGGAGCTGCCATTATGGGCACATTGCAGCAAGTGGCCGGTGCTGTGGGGACCGCGCTTGCCTCAAGCATTTTAACGATGAACAGTGTAAAGTATAGCCAATCATTTTCCAACATGACGACAGATGGTATCGCTCAGTCGATTGCCTTTGGAACCCAGCAGAATTTCATGGTTTTTCTGATTTTATCTGTTATCGGTTTGATATTGGCATTGTTTGTGCGAAGAAATATGCTTTGTACTTAA